Part of the Flavobacteriales bacterium genome is shown below.
AACTGGAGAAACTGGACTTGGATGTTCAGCGCCAACGCGCAGTGGAGGTTGAATGGGATGGCCGGAATATGGGGCTCGGTTTTCGAGCCGACTTGATTGTCGAATCCAAGGTCATTATCGAACTGAAATCAATAGAGAAAATCGAGAAAGTCCATTTCAAGCAACTTCAAACCTACCTGCAGCTCACAGGAATTAGGGTTGGTCTTCTGGTCAATTTCAATGAATCTTTGCTAAAAGATGGTTTTCATCGGGTTGTCAATGGATATTGATCATTCCCGTATTTACCGAAGTATCTGTCAATATCTCTGTTTCTCTGCGTCTCTGTGTGAAGTCAAAATTCGCTTTGCGTGAAAAATGAAGCTCTCATAAAACAAGAAGCCCAGCGATTGGGATTTCTGCAATGCGGTATTTCCAAAGCGGATTTTCTGGAGGAAGAAGCACCACGTTTGGAACGTTGGCTCAATGCCAACATGCATGGCGAAATGGGTTACATGGCCAACCATTTCGACAAGCGATTGGATCCTCGGAAGTTGGTGGATGGCGCCAAAAGCATCATCACCGTTCTGCTCAATTATTATCCGTCAGAAACACAGAAAGACCAAGAAGCCCCAAAGATCTCCAAGTATGCTTACGGTAACGATTACCATCATGTGATCAAAGGAAAATTGCGCGAACTGGTCAACTTCATCAATGAAGAAATCGGTGAAGTAGGAGGAAGGGCGTTTGTGGATAGTGCGCCCGTGATGGACAAAGCCTGGGCCGCCAAAGCAGGTTTGGGATGGATTGGCAAGAACACCAATCTCATCCATCCGAAAAACGGGTCATTCTTCTTTATCGGTGAGTTGATTTTGGATATTGAATTAGAACCCGACCAACCAATACGCGACCATTGTGGAACCTGTACGGCCTGTATCGATGCTTGTCCGACTGGAGCGATCATCCAGCCGTATGTGGTGGATGGCTCCAAGTGTATTTCCTATTTCACCATTGAGTTGAAAGATGCCATTCCAACGGAGATGAAAGGCAAGTTTGACAACTGGGCATTCGGCTGCGATGTATGTCAGGATGTTTGTCCGTGGAACCGCTTCTCCAAACCGCACACCGAACCACAGTTCAACCCACACCCCGATCTTCTGGAAATGACCAAACAGGACTGGGAAGAACTCACCGAAGACGTCTTCAAAAAGGTGTTTCAGAAATCGGCCGTAAAACGCACCAAGTTCAACGGGTTGAAGCGGAATCTGGAGTTTTTGAAGTCTAATTGAGACTCGCCAACTCCGCTTCCATCTGTGGTTTGGTGGTTTGCTTTAAGGCAAGGTCCTTCTCCAGTTTGGCCGTAATTTTTATCTGTGTGTTGGCCATGTATGGCACGTTATCGCGAATGGAGTAACCGACCAATTGCACGGTTTTTCCTACTGGGATATTGGAGAATCTGATTGCTCCGGCCTGCTCATCATAATAACCGTCCATCACAGATTTTATGTCTTTGAATACCATTCGGACCGATGGGCGAAGCGAAGTGTCTACCATTACCAACACCTACGTTTTGGCACTGATCTCAGGAAAACGATCACAGTTGATCCAACCCAGCTCGGTGGTTGACATGAGGTACGCGTTCAAAGCCACATCATTATCGGCCGAAGCCTTGGCGTTTTCCAGTTCTTTGGCGCGCTCTTCGGCCAATCGGGCCTGTTCTGCCTCCCATTCCTTCTGCTTCCGTTCGGCTTCGGCTTTGCGTTCTTCCCACTCGCGCAGGCTGCGGTCGTATTCTTCCTTGCTTACCAACTTGCCGTTGATGTAGAATTTCTCGCGAACGATCGGGACGCGCTCAATAACCAGTCCCTTGTTCACCCAATCGAAGCTGCCGCTGCGGTCCACGCGACCATTGAACACTTGCATGCCTTCTTTGTCGGTTCCGTTCTTTGGAAATTCAAGATCAATGGCCTGTCCGTTTGTAATGTGGGCCTTTTCGTTCCCGGTATGTGCATCAAGATGGATGGTTCCACCCGTTTCCAGCATTTCACCGCCCGAACTGGTGTGGAGGTTGGCGTTGATGATCTGCCCTGCTCCGTAAACCTCCTTCAGCTCAACCGTCATCTGACTTGGAACATTGCCATGCGTCAGCACCAGGGTATTTGCCGGAATGTTGATGACCGTTCCCTGTTCACCAACCAAGCGATTGTCTTCCCGAGGGTTGATGGTGAACGTCTGTACCGGAAGCGGCAGATACTCATCAATGGAAGTGAACACAGGTTCTACCCAACCGACCGCTTTGGTCAGGATCACCTCCAGGTCGAACGGTTTGCTTAGGTCAACATCTGCCGGTTTCACCCGGTACGGATTCGTTACATCCACAATTTCAATCACATCTCCGTCTTTACCGATTCGTTTTAGGAGTTTAACGATGTTGTGGGCACGTGCTGCCGTAATTTTGTTCTTCTCGCCCGTATTATGAACGTTTGATATTGGGCCATTGATGCCGAAACGCACCTTCTTGCCCGAAGCCAGTTTGGCATACACGGCCTCAACAACTCTGGCGGGGCTTCCAGAAAGCTCAGAACTGTTGTAAGCAAAGAAAACGTTGTGGCGAGGAATGGTTTCTTCAGCGTTGTAGGCCACCAGCACAACGCCCACAAGGAGGGAAATGAGGATTTTCATGATTCGTAGGATTAGACATTCGAACCATAAACGCAGAAGGATTTCCCGAAATTATTCGGGCAGAGCTGTTTTCTAACTAAATGTTAATCAGCGCAATAAGCGATTGATTGGAAGCGTTTTTATTGGTTTTTAGATTCGCTCCAGCGGAACGAATCCAACTCAAACCCGGCAAGGTCGAGTACACGGTCAACAACCGTTAGCGCCAATGCCTCAAAGTCTTTCGGGTTGCTGTAAAACGATGGGCTGGCTGGCGCGATGATGCCGCCCGCTTCTGTGATCGTTTTCATGTTATTGATGTGAATGAGACTCAAAGGCGTGTCTCGCGGAACAAGAATAAGTTTACGTCTTTCCTTGAGGATGACATCCGCAGCGCGGGTCATCAGATCGTTGGAAACGCCTGTGGCAATACGCGCCATGGTTCCCATGCTGCAAGGTGCCACGATCATGGTCTCAAATCTGGCGGAGCCAGAAGCAAACGGAGCCAGGAAGTCATTGCTATCATAGATCTTGAATGGCAACTGTTCGAAATCGGAGTTGCCCAGTTCAAGTTTCCAGACCTCCCGCGCATTGGAACTGAATACCACACCAACGTCTTCGATCTGGTCTTTCAGCTGGCCCAGTCGATCAAAAAGCACTTTGGCGTAGATGGAGCCGCTTGCTCCCGTAACTCCCACTACTATTTTTCTGCCTTTTTTCATATGAATGTTAATCCTCCACCTCGTTCCTCGGCACCTCCGTTAGAAGGAGGAACTTGGCATCGGTCATTCTACTTTCACCTCGATCTGGTTCTTCTTCTTGGTCGCTTCGATCTTGTCTCTGTCCAAGGTTGTTTTGAACCAGAACCTAACAGAAAAAGCAATGACGTGGTTCATCCACCAATCCTGTTTGCGCATGCTGAGGATGGAATTGCTGTAGCGGGCGTTCACCTCAATTTTCCCTTTCCAGAAATAATAGCTGAGACCTGCCGCTCCGCTCCACTCCGCGCGATGATACACACTTGAATTTCGGCTCTCAACAGAATTCGTAACGCGGTCGAGCGAGCTGAGCAAGATGCCGACCTGCGTTCCCAGTTCAATGCTCATGTTCTTGATGCCATACCAACGATACAGCACAGGGATTTCGAGCATATTATGGTTGTAGAGAATGAGCGTGTTGCCATTCTTTACGGTCGGTGCCTGTCGGCTGCCTTTCTGAATGAATGAGAGTTCCAGTTGAAGCGTAGAACGCGGTGTGAAGCGATAATCTGTAAACGCACCTCCCCAAGCACCAACTTTATGGAATCCCACGATCGCATCTCCCGAAACCTGCGAGGTGCTGAGACCTGCGTACAGTCCGCCTCCGAAACC
Proteins encoded:
- a CDS encoding UbiX family flavin prenyltransferase, with the protein product MKKGRKIVVGVTGASGSIYAKVLFDRLGQLKDQIEDVGVVFSSNAREVWKLELGNSDFEQLPFKIYDSNDFLAPFASGSARFETMIVAPCSMGTMARIATGVSNDLMTRAADVILKERRKLILVPRDTPLSLIHINNMKTITEAGGIIAPASPSFYSNPKDFEALALTVVDRVLDLAGFELDSFRWSESKNQ
- a CDS encoding GxxExxY protein; amino-acid sequence: MQENEITGTILDTCIQIHRELGPGLFESVYEEILAYELEKLDLDVQRQRAVEVEWDGRNMGLGFRADLIVESKVIIELKSIEKIEKVHFKQLQTYLQLTGIRVGLLVNFNESLLKDGFHRVVNGY
- the queG gene encoding tRNA epoxyqueuosine(34) reductase QueG, producing MKNEALIKQEAQRLGFLQCGISKADFLEEEAPRLERWLNANMHGEMGYMANHFDKRLDPRKLVDGAKSIITVLLNYYPSETQKDQEAPKISKYAYGNDYHHVIKGKLRELVNFINEEIGEVGGRAFVDSAPVMDKAWAAKAGLGWIGKNTNLIHPKNGSFFFIGELILDIELEPDQPIRDHCGTCTACIDACPTGAIIQPYVVDGSKCISYFTIELKDAIPTEMKGKFDNWAFGCDVCQDVCPWNRFSKPHTEPQFNPHPDLLEMTKQDWEELTEDVFKKVFQKSAVKRTKFNGLKRNLEFLKSN
- a CDS encoding outer membrane beta-barrel protein, which translates into the protein MRILVFLLSFLPLFSVAQGFGGGLYAGLSTSQVSGDAIVGFHKVGAWGGAFTDYRFTPRSTLQLELSFIQKGSRQAPTVKNGNTLILYNHNMLEIPVLYRWYGIKNMSIELGTQVGILLSSLDRVTNSVESRNSSVYHRAEWSGAAGLSYYFWKGKIEVNARYSNSILSMRKQDWWMNHVIAFSVRFWFKTTLDRDKIEATKKKNQIEVKVE